In Stieleria varia, one genomic interval encodes:
- the cimA gene encoding citramalate synthase, with product MNAQHIQIYDTTLRDGSQGEGVSFSLADKLNIAERLAEIGVDFIEGGYPLSNEKDVAFFREIRQRDLGGTQVSAFGMTRRRDFKAADDPGMLSLVNAKTPFVTLVGKTWDYHVTEVLRVSLDENLAMIGESAEFLAQNANVIYDAEHFFDGYTANPEYAIQTLRAAAAAGAQCMALCDTNGGTLPERIAEVTRAAIDGLQEYPQVTFGIHCHNDSELAVANSLASVDAGATQVQGTINGIGERCGNVDLIAVIANLALKKTGYSVLGGRSLQPLTELSRFVYETANLQWRGGQPFVGQSAFAHKGGMHVHAINKASQTYEHIDPALVGNERRILVSELSGRANIVAVANKHGIDDDPELQKKILAEVVRLENRGYQFENAGASFNLLIKRIAGTFVEHFHPIKYRIEAGNVTSDSEAAFAEAIIKIRVGDDFYFDAAEGHGPVNALDSALRKTLDPMFPCLKEMKLVDYKVRVVDTGAGTASGTRVNIESRDGDETWGTIGVSDNIIEASWHALIDAIEYKLHKSN from the coding sequence ATGAACGCTCAGCATATCCAAATCTACGACACGACCTTGCGAGACGGTTCGCAGGGCGAAGGCGTCAGCTTTTCGTTGGCGGACAAGCTCAATATCGCCGAGCGGCTCGCCGAAATCGGTGTGGATTTTATCGAAGGCGGTTACCCGTTGTCCAACGAAAAGGATGTCGCGTTCTTTCGAGAAATCCGGCAACGTGACCTCGGCGGAACACAGGTTTCCGCATTCGGGATGACGCGAAGGCGTGACTTCAAGGCGGCCGATGACCCTGGGATGCTTTCTCTGGTCAATGCCAAGACGCCGTTTGTGACCCTGGTCGGCAAGACTTGGGATTATCACGTCACCGAAGTCCTGCGGGTTTCGCTCGATGAGAATCTGGCGATGATCGGTGAAAGCGCCGAGTTCCTCGCCCAAAACGCGAACGTGATTTACGACGCGGAACATTTCTTTGACGGCTACACGGCCAACCCCGAGTACGCCATCCAAACCTTGCGTGCCGCAGCCGCTGCCGGAGCACAATGCATGGCATTGTGTGACACCAACGGTGGCACGTTGCCGGAGCGGATCGCGGAAGTCACCCGGGCGGCGATCGATGGTTTACAAGAATACCCCCAAGTGACCTTTGGCATCCATTGCCACAACGACAGTGAACTGGCGGTCGCCAACTCGCTGGCCAGTGTGGACGCCGGTGCGACCCAAGTCCAAGGAACAATCAACGGCATCGGTGAGCGTTGCGGCAACGTGGACTTGATCGCCGTGATCGCGAACTTGGCGCTCAAGAAAACCGGCTACTCGGTCTTGGGTGGACGATCGCTGCAACCGCTGACGGAGCTGAGCCGGTTTGTCTACGAGACGGCGAACTTGCAGTGGCGTGGCGGTCAACCTTTCGTCGGCCAAAGTGCGTTTGCGCACAAAGGCGGCATGCACGTCCACGCGATCAACAAAGCCTCACAGACCTACGAACACATCGATCCCGCGTTGGTCGGTAACGAACGACGTATCCTGGTCAGTGAGCTATCCGGTCGAGCCAACATCGTCGCCGTTGCGAACAAGCACGGTATCGATGACGATCCGGAACTGCAGAAAAAGATCTTGGCCGAAGTCGTTCGCTTGGAGAATCGCGGTTACCAGTTCGAGAATGCCGGTGCGTCCTTCAATCTGCTGATCAAACGGATCGCGGGCACCTTCGTCGAACACTTTCATCCGATCAAATACCGCATCGAAGCGGGGAATGTGACGTCGGATTCCGAAGCCGCGTTTGCCGAAGCGATCATCAAGATCCGCGTCGGCGACGATTTTTACTTCGACGCTGCGGAAGGACACGGCCCCGTCAACGCGTTGGACTCGGCCCTGCGTAAAACGCTCGATCCAATGTTTCCTTGCTTGAAAGAAATGAAATTGGTCGACTACAAAGTCCGTGTGGTCGATACCGGTGCTGGCACCGCCTCCGGAACCCGCGTCAACATCGAAAGCCGAGACGGCGACGAAACGTGGGGCACGATCGGCGTCAGCGACAACATCATCGAAGCCAGTTGGCACGCCTTGATCGATGCCATTGAGTACAAGTTGCACAAATCGAACTGA
- a CDS encoding Lpg1974 family pore-forming outer membrane protein yields MNGRMVFRWAVIACCFLAQRSAMVTATADEAYCSQCSSYGDVVCGHSPGWNLFMQNLQTGPAVISQSAGNCAQPTSTYSPAHAPIYSPAGCPDSAPVVAPAYRPFAADLGGLYGGFEFLWMRASFDQNVALIIDPPVGNTLVPFDYGYRLSPRTWLGWESCQGGGFRATYFGFDHQPAAESVTAVAGATPVYVFVYGAGGNLSRNAQAVVGQTLTSQHELTLHALDLEATQRFRWHTLRGVVGGGVRLASIDQRLSGQVRDGAGALQEAVSNSLELSGAGPTLSLQLTRRVASSRLEIYGGLRGSLLMSETSQRIYEMKGAFTTELEDRATQREVLTSLDMAIGLQWTQPFVNHSQWFVRSGYEVQAWFDAGGPVDSHSTIGLDAISLALGLQF; encoded by the coding sequence ATGAACGGACGCATGGTGTTTCGATGGGCGGTGATTGCTTGTTGTTTTCTGGCTCAGCGGTCGGCAATGGTAACGGCAACGGCTGACGAGGCGTACTGCTCGCAGTGCTCATCCTACGGAGACGTTGTCTGTGGCCATTCACCGGGCTGGAATCTGTTCATGCAAAATTTGCAGACGGGACCTGCTGTGATTTCGCAGAGCGCGGGCAACTGTGCCCAGCCCACATCGACCTACTCGCCTGCCCACGCACCGATCTACTCACCTGCCGGCTGTCCCGACTCCGCGCCGGTCGTCGCCCCCGCGTATCGGCCGTTCGCGGCGGACCTGGGTGGGCTCTACGGCGGGTTCGAGTTTCTCTGGATGCGCGCCAGTTTTGACCAGAACGTTGCGTTGATCATTGATCCGCCGGTCGGCAATACGTTGGTCCCGTTTGACTACGGCTACCGTTTGTCTCCGCGAACTTGGCTGGGCTGGGAATCCTGTCAGGGCGGCGGATTCCGCGCGACGTACTTCGGCTTTGATCACCAACCCGCTGCGGAATCGGTGACAGCCGTTGCGGGGGCGACACCTGTTTATGTCTTTGTCTACGGTGCAGGCGGCAACCTGTCACGCAACGCGCAAGCCGTCGTGGGGCAAACACTCACGTCACAGCATGAACTGACCTTGCACGCCCTGGATTTAGAAGCCACCCAGCGGTTCCGTTGGCACACGCTACGTGGTGTCGTGGGCGGCGGGGTGCGACTGGCGAGCATTGACCAGCGATTGAGCGGCCAAGTACGTGATGGCGCGGGTGCACTGCAAGAAGCCGTTTCCAACAGCCTGGAACTCAGCGGCGCCGGCCCGACACTTTCATTGCAACTGACGCGTCGTGTAGCGTCATCGAGACTGGAGATCTATGGAGGGCTTCGTGGTTCGCTGCTGATGAGTGAAACCAGTCAACGGATCTATGAAATGAAGGGAGCGTTCACAACGGAGCTGGAGGACCGGGCAACGCAACGCGAAGTCCTGACATCGCTGGACATGGCGATCGGACTGCAATGGACCCAACCCTTTGTCAATCACTCGCAGTGGTTTGTCCGCAGCGGCTACGAGGTGCAAGCCTGGTTCGACGCCGGCGGCCCCGTCGATTCACACAGCACCATCGGCCTAGACGCCATCTCACTCGCCCTGGGATTGCAATTTTAG
- a CDS encoding PQQ-binding-like beta-propeller repeat protein: MARTLLTSAVVACISLCFAPLADAHADSPTKKPAVGSGDWTSWRGGHHDGIAASEQSPPTTWSKTQNVAWKAKVPGRGHGSPAVLGDQVFLQTADSDRDTQTVISFDRQTGQQNWETVCHTGGQSSGNRKPNEKATYASSTIATDGERLFANFYNAGKVHTTALSLTGEILWQREITDYEIHQGFGTSPAVYQDLVIVSADNKSGGAIVGLERATGKVRWRRDRPAKPNYASPIILTASGREQLVFLGCDLVTSLNPATGELLWEHEGSTTECVASTVTDGTHVFTSGGYPKNHIAAMVADGSGNITWETNTRVYVPSMVCKDGYLFAVLDAGIAACIDCKTGDEVWKQRLGGTFTSSLVLVGDQIFATNEEGTTFIFKANPERFEQVGENKLGESVFATPAICGGQIFARVAHAEDGRRQEYLYRLGQ; encoded by the coding sequence ATGGCCCGAACACTGCTCACATCCGCCGTCGTTGCTTGCATCTCCCTGTGCTTTGCTCCACTGGCGGATGCACACGCCGATTCGCCGACGAAAAAGCCTGCCGTCGGCTCCGGCGACTGGACCTCCTGGCGAGGCGGCCATCACGACGGAATCGCCGCCTCCGAACAGTCTCCGCCGACGACGTGGTCGAAAACCCAAAACGTTGCCTGGAAAGCCAAGGTGCCGGGGAGAGGTCACGGATCGCCCGCCGTGTTGGGCGATCAAGTGTTCCTGCAGACCGCCGATTCGGACCGTGACACTCAAACCGTCATCAGTTTTGACCGGCAAACAGGCCAACAGAATTGGGAGACCGTCTGTCACACTGGAGGGCAAAGCTCAGGGAATCGAAAACCGAACGAGAAAGCAACGTACGCTTCGTCGACCATCGCCACCGACGGGGAACGTCTGTTCGCAAATTTCTACAATGCGGGCAAAGTACACACGACGGCGTTGTCGCTCACCGGCGAAATCCTTTGGCAACGTGAAATCACGGATTACGAGATTCACCAAGGTTTCGGAACGTCGCCCGCCGTCTATCAAGACCTCGTGATCGTTTCGGCCGACAACAAATCCGGAGGAGCAATCGTTGGCCTGGAACGTGCAACAGGTAAAGTCCGCTGGCGTCGTGACCGCCCCGCCAAGCCGAACTATGCGTCGCCCATCATTTTGACCGCCAGTGGACGTGAGCAACTGGTTTTTCTCGGCTGTGACTTGGTCACCAGTCTCAACCCTGCGACCGGGGAATTGCTTTGGGAGCACGAGGGGTCAACGACCGAGTGCGTCGCCTCCACCGTGACCGACGGCACACACGTTTTTACAAGCGGCGGTTATCCTAAGAATCACATCGCCGCGATGGTTGCCGACGGCAGCGGCAATATCACCTGGGAAACAAACACGCGCGTCTACGTTCCATCCATGGTTTGCAAAGACGGCTACTTGTTCGCAGTCCTGGACGCAGGAATCGCGGCTTGCATCGACTGCAAAACGGGTGACGAAGTATGGAAACAACGCCTCGGCGGCACCTTCACCAGCTCTCTGGTTCTGGTCGGCGATCAGATTTTTGCGACCAATGAAGAGGGCACCACGTTCATTTTCAAAGCGAACCCAGAGCGATTCGAGCAAGTCGGTGAAAACAAGCTGGGGGAAAGCGTTTTTGCAACGCCGGCGATCTGTGGCGGCCAGATTTTTGCACGAGTCGCCCACGCCGAAGACGGTCGACGGCAAGAATACCTTTACCGCCTCGGTCAATAG
- a CDS encoding valine--tRNA ligase — translation MTIPNRFDHATAAPSITEAWEKAGCANAEVNPERKPFTIVIPPPNVTGALHLGHGLNNTLQDIVIRTKRMQGYEALWMPGTDHAGIATQAVVERRLFEDQKKTRHDLGREALIQRIWAWKDQYEARILGQLKRMGCSCDWRRTRFTLDDRCTAAVRATFFDLFQKQLIYRGKRLVNWDTFLQTAVSNDEVENVTQKGHFYHFLYPVIDPKPGEPKHVEIATTRPETMLGDTAVAVHPDPAAALDRVRAELIAKRDAAGEKGRAEIDAQIKALDQRRTEMLDALIQLRDMAADGRMLMLPLRDRPIPLVADEWAKPELGSGCVKITPAHDPNDYEVGLRQELPMLNILNPDGTINAEGGKYEGLSIREARKQVVADLDELGLLGDVEDRDIELPLSDRSKTPIEPYLADQWFVAMDELAQSAMDAVSDDRVRIFPTRYRKGYLDWLGEKRDWPVSRQLWWGHRIPIWSTNCGTSDDADALIAKVSEIADTKQLSCASQPNDDGSFAVFACLRDENESLESAVEALGLVRDDDVLDTWFSSALWPHSTLGWPEKTAELEYFYPTNTLITSRDIITLWVARMVLMGLNNVGEIPFDEVFIHPTILDGNGERMSKSKGNGVDPIDVIDKFGPDAMRFGLARLATETQDVRMPVQYECPHCEKLIDQTKANRTAKTVDCPYCKKTFSTQWAESEAELAHPKAPVVSERFETSRNFVNKLWNAARFSLMNLEGYTPQKLIAGELPLEDRWLLSRLSTVTRQVTEGIEQYKFAEVSRILYDFAWDEFCSFYVEIAKPRLADETLRGPTQVMLAHGLDMLLKLLHPIMPFVTESIWGFLNEAAPERGLDPSKPSEFLMKGEWPESIAEHHDETIERQFAEFQEIVSAIRGIRASQNIPPREQVPVAIRCSESSQALLQPMQSYFGSLTGADVVALGPDAKPFPTDAPLSLPSIDVDVHVDLEKFIDVEAELGRLEKLHAQLIKQITGKEGKLSNENFVARAPQDVVEKERESLSDLVRQRESVEGDIEKLKRTAK, via the coding sequence ATGACCATTCCCAATCGATTCGATCACGCCACCGCGGCTCCCAGCATCACTGAGGCCTGGGAAAAGGCCGGTTGCGCAAACGCCGAAGTCAACCCGGAACGCAAACCGTTCACGATCGTGATCCCGCCGCCCAATGTTACCGGTGCATTGCACCTGGGACATGGCTTGAACAACACGCTGCAAGACATCGTGATCCGCACCAAACGCATGCAGGGCTACGAAGCCTTGTGGATGCCGGGGACGGACCACGCGGGGATCGCGACGCAAGCCGTGGTGGAACGGCGACTTTTTGAAGACCAGAAAAAGACGCGTCATGATCTGGGACGCGAAGCATTGATCCAACGCATTTGGGCTTGGAAGGATCAGTACGAAGCACGCATCTTGGGGCAGCTCAAACGAATGGGGTGCAGTTGCGATTGGCGACGCACGAGATTCACGCTCGATGATCGTTGTACCGCTGCGGTTCGTGCGACCTTCTTTGACTTGTTCCAAAAGCAATTGATCTATCGCGGCAAACGCTTGGTCAACTGGGACACCTTCCTGCAAACCGCCGTCAGCAATGACGAAGTGGAGAACGTGACCCAAAAAGGACACTTCTATCATTTCCTCTACCCGGTGATCGATCCCAAGCCGGGTGAGCCCAAGCACGTCGAGATCGCGACCACGCGACCCGAAACGATGCTCGGTGACACCGCCGTCGCCGTGCATCCAGATCCCGCCGCCGCGCTGGATCGTGTCCGCGCGGAGTTGATCGCCAAACGAGACGCCGCGGGCGAAAAGGGACGCGCCGAGATCGACGCGCAAATCAAAGCGTTGGATCAACGTCGCACCGAAATGCTCGATGCGCTGATCCAACTACGTGACATGGCCGCCGATGGTCGCATGCTGATGTTGCCCCTACGCGATCGCCCCATTCCCCTGGTTGCCGACGAATGGGCCAAGCCCGAGCTGGGCAGCGGTTGCGTGAAGATCACACCGGCACACGATCCGAATGACTACGAAGTCGGATTGCGTCAGGAGTTGCCGATGCTGAATATCTTGAACCCCGACGGAACGATCAACGCCGAGGGTGGCAAGTACGAGGGGTTGTCGATCCGCGAGGCGCGAAAGCAGGTTGTGGCGGATTTGGATGAACTGGGGCTGCTGGGTGACGTGGAAGATCGCGACATCGAATTGCCGCTCTCCGATCGCAGCAAGACTCCGATCGAACCGTATTTGGCGGACCAATGGTTCGTCGCAATGGACGAACTGGCGCAGTCAGCGATGGATGCGGTGTCGGATGACCGCGTTCGTATCTTCCCGACACGGTATCGCAAAGGGTACCTGGATTGGTTGGGTGAAAAGCGAGATTGGCCTGTCAGTCGTCAGTTGTGGTGGGGACACCGGATTCCGATTTGGTCGACCAACTGTGGCACGAGTGATGACGCCGACGCGTTGATCGCCAAAGTCTCGGAGATCGCGGACACCAAGCAGCTTTCCTGTGCCAGCCAGCCGAATGACGACGGATCGTTTGCCGTTTTCGCTTGCCTGCGAGACGAAAACGAATCACTGGAATCTGCGGTCGAGGCGTTGGGATTGGTCCGCGACGATGATGTCTTGGACACGTGGTTCTCGTCCGCCTTGTGGCCGCACAGCACGTTGGGCTGGCCCGAGAAAACCGCCGAACTGGAATACTTTTATCCGACCAACACTCTGATCACTTCGCGTGACATCATCACGTTGTGGGTGGCTCGAATGGTTTTGATGGGATTGAACAACGTCGGTGAAATTCCGTTCGACGAAGTGTTCATCCACCCGACCATCTTGGATGGCAACGGAGAACGGATGAGCAAGAGCAAGGGCAACGGTGTGGATCCGATCGACGTGATCGACAAGTTTGGTCCCGACGCGATGCGATTCGGCTTGGCACGTCTGGCGACGGAAACGCAGGACGTTCGAATGCCCGTTCAATACGAATGCCCGCATTGCGAAAAACTGATCGATCAAACGAAAGCCAACCGTACGGCAAAGACGGTGGACTGTCCCTATTGCAAGAAAACCTTCTCCACGCAGTGGGCCGAATCGGAAGCCGAGCTTGCGCATCCGAAGGCTCCGGTGGTGAGCGAACGATTCGAGACCTCGCGCAACTTCGTCAACAAACTTTGGAACGCCGCCCGATTCTCGCTGATGAATCTGGAAGGCTACACGCCGCAGAAATTGATCGCTGGTGAATTGCCCTTGGAGGACCGTTGGTTGCTCAGTCGATTGTCGACGGTGACCCGTCAAGTGACCGAGGGCATCGAGCAGTACAAGTTTGCCGAGGTCAGCCGAATTCTGTACGACTTTGCCTGGGACGAATTCTGCAGTTTCTATGTCGAGATCGCCAAGCCACGTTTGGCGGATGAAACACTGCGTGGACCAACCCAAGTGATGTTGGCACATGGTTTGGACATGTTGCTGAAACTGTTGCACCCGATCATGCCATTTGTGACCGAGTCGATTTGGGGATTCCTCAACGAAGCCGCTCCCGAGCGTGGGCTAGATCCGAGCAAGCCGAGCGAGTTTCTGATGAAAGGCGAGTGGCCCGAGTCGATTGCCGAGCATCATGACGAGACGATCGAACGACAGTTCGCGGAGTTTCAGGAAATCGTGTCAGCGATTCGAGGCATTCGCGCCAGCCAAAACATTCCGCCACGTGAGCAAGTGCCCGTAGCGATCCGCTGCAGCGAGTCATCACAAGCGTTGCTGCAGCCGATGCAGTCGTATTTCGGTTCGCTCACCGGAGCAGATGTGGTTGCGTTGGGGCCGGATGCCAAGCCGTTCCCGACCGACGCTCCGTTGTCATTGCCGTCGATCGATGTCGATGTCCACGTGGACTTGGAAAAGTTCATTGATGTGGAAGCAGAGCTCGGGCGACTGGAGAAACTACATGCCCAGTTGATCAAACAGATCACGGGCAAAGAAGGCAAGTTGTCCAACGAGAACTTCGTCGCTCGTGCACCGCAAGATGTGGTCGAAAAAGAACGCGAGTCACTGAGCGATTTGGTACGTCAACGCGAGTCCGTCGAAGGCGACATCGAGAAACTGAAGCGGACGGCAAAGTAA
- a CDS encoding cofactor-independent phosphoglycerate mutase, whose amino-acid sequence MKYVIIIPDGCADEPIEALGGKTPLQAAKLPTMDALAAKGCMALANNTPSHFPAGSEVANLCLLGYDPNEYFTGRAPLEAAAQGIQLGKHDFAIRCNLVTIDDQIMTDFTADHVSTEEATELLASCQKELLGDTACDARLEFVPGVSYRNLLIYRGDADTPAPFSSETRTSAPHDLTDLSVVDDFPRGPGSDILVRLMSDSAALLADHPVNKKRIADGKRPATNLWLWGLGGAPAMPTFEQRFGVRGVMITAVDLLRGIAALVGWPRIDVVGATGYLDTDYAAKGRAAVNALADYDLVCVHIEAPDEASHEGRHDEKIKALEQIDQHIVAPLVAALTDSGPHRILITPDHPTFCSTKKHTHGMVPLLMAGDAIEADTQTTYDELAAEAAGRRFDHGWDLMDAFVQPK is encoded by the coding sequence ATGAAATACGTCATCATCATCCCGGACGGATGTGCGGACGAACCCATCGAAGCACTCGGAGGCAAGACTCCGCTGCAGGCGGCCAAACTGCCCACGATGGATGCTTTGGCGGCAAAGGGCTGTATGGCTTTGGCGAACAATACTCCCAGCCACTTTCCCGCCGGCAGCGAGGTCGCGAATCTGTGCCTGTTGGGATACGACCCCAACGAGTATTTCACCGGACGCGCGCCGTTGGAAGCCGCGGCACAGGGCATCCAGCTCGGCAAGCATGATTTTGCCATCCGCTGCAATCTCGTCACGATCGATGATCAAATCATGACGGATTTCACGGCCGACCACGTCTCGACCGAGGAAGCCACCGAGTTGTTGGCTTCTTGTCAGAAAGAATTACTCGGCGACACCGCATGTGATGCCCGTTTGGAATTCGTGCCCGGCGTCAGCTACCGAAACCTGCTGATCTATCGCGGCGATGCCGACACGCCCGCCCCGTTTTCGAGCGAAACTCGCACGAGCGCTCCGCACGACCTGACGGACTTGTCGGTCGTCGATGATTTTCCTCGTGGCCCCGGCAGCGACATCCTGGTTCGGTTGATGAGCGATTCGGCTGCCCTGTTGGCCGATCATCCGGTCAACAAAAAACGCATCGCCGACGGCAAGCGACCTGCGACGAACCTCTGGCTGTGGGGACTCGGGGGCGCGCCGGCCATGCCGACATTCGAGCAACGCTTCGGTGTTCGTGGAGTCATGATCACCGCCGTCGACTTGCTGCGGGGCATCGCCGCGTTGGTCGGATGGCCGCGGATCGACGTCGTCGGGGCGACCGGGTACTTGGACACCGACTACGCGGCCAAAGGACGCGCCGCAGTCAATGCGTTGGCCGACTATGACCTCGTTTGCGTTCACATCGAAGCCCCCGATGAAGCGTCACACGAAGGTCGCCACGACGAAAAAATCAAAGCCCTGGAACAAATCGACCAACACATCGTCGCCCCCCTGGTCGCTGCTCTTACCGACAGCGGCCCCCATCGGATCTTGATCACCCCCGATCACCCGACGTTTTGCAGCACCAAGAAACACACTCACGGGATGGTTCCCCTGCTGATGGCCGGCGACGCAATCGAGGCCGACACGCAAACGACATACGACGAACTGGCAGCGGAGGCCGCAGGCCGTCGATTTGATCACGGCTGGGACCTGATGGACGCGTTCGTCCAACCAAAGTAG
- a CDS encoding zinc ribbon domain-containing protein has translation MAIDHRIPVSLELLRQLHHVHKQQAELQGQLDRGPRQIKAGEALVAKASQELESAKQKLKQAKMSCDEKTLQLKSREDGIKSLQVKLNAAKSNREFDTFKEQIAADEQANLVLSDEILEALEKIDELTAAVTAAEQELKQQIAAQEKRVVEVSQRMLVKEEELVLVRERLAKAEKEIPASARPDYDRLVDQRGEEALAPIDLEDESCGGCYQTLTTQLIESVRLQFLIRCPNCNAMLYLAK, from the coding sequence ATGGCTATCGATCACAGAATTCCTGTCAGCCTGGAACTCCTGCGACAACTGCACCACGTGCATAAACAGCAAGCGGAATTGCAGGGACAACTGGACCGCGGGCCGCGGCAGATCAAAGCCGGTGAAGCGTTGGTGGCAAAAGCATCGCAAGAGCTTGAATCGGCAAAGCAAAAGCTGAAGCAAGCGAAGATGAGCTGCGACGAAAAAACACTGCAACTCAAATCTCGCGAGGATGGAATCAAGTCGCTGCAAGTCAAACTGAACGCGGCAAAGAGCAATCGCGAGTTCGATACCTTCAAGGAGCAGATCGCTGCAGACGAACAAGCCAACCTGGTGCTCAGCGACGAGATCCTCGAAGCGCTCGAAAAGATCGACGAATTGACAGCCGCAGTGACCGCTGCCGAACAAGAACTCAAGCAGCAGATCGCGGCACAAGAAAAACGTGTTGTTGAAGTCAGTCAGCGGATGCTCGTCAAAGAAGAAGAACTGGTCCTGGTCCGCGAGCGGCTCGCCAAAGCCGAGAAAGAAATTCCCGCCTCGGCACGCCCAGACTACGATCGCTTGGTCGACCAACGTGGCGAAGAAGCTCTCGCGCCGATCGACCTGGAAGACGAATCGTGTGGTGGGTGCTACCAAACACTGACCACTCAGTTGATCGAATCGGTACGACTGCAGTTCCTCATTCGCTGCCCCAACTGCAACGCCATGCTCTATTTGGCCAAGTAA
- a CDS encoding aspartate kinase: MSLIVQKFGGTSVADVEKIRAAARKAIRAQRQGHRVVMVVSAMGKNTDRLLELAAEIGPNPPAREMDMLLSTGEQVSVALVAMAIHELGAEAVSLTGGQIGMKTDSSFSKARIQAISTERIESLLDAGKIVVAAGFQGIDDELNITTLGRGGSDTTAVALAAVLKADACEIYTDVDGVYTTDPRLLPEARRVEVISYDEMLELASLGASVMHNRSIEFAKKFGVPIHVRSSFSDTEGTMIVTETESAQAPVSGAAMTPNEARVTVLGVPDVPGKSLQIFSAIAAKKIAVDMVVQNVGSNGRADVSFTVQRSELAPTLTAIVSIIDLIGASGVTHDENVSKVSVVGANMANQTGVASRMFRALADADVNIHMITTSEIKISALVPREQAATALRAVHQAFELHQKPDDAKSWSEIKADRGDTSDVKTIVSRLRDDALEALTLTGISLTENQARVTLFGVPDRPGIAADMFETIGNAGILVDMIVQGYDGEDGSTSVSFTVNESELAQSVDVAKQVAKKHGMRDVQGDGGIVKVTVSGIGLRSHTHVATLLFQNLAANDINVEMIGTSELQVNAVIDAKHAQTAKEGLTKAFADSLC; the protein is encoded by the coding sequence ATGTCACTGATCGTCCAAAAATTCGGCGGCACCAGCGTTGCCGATGTCGAAAAAATTCGTGCCGCAGCCCGCAAAGCCATTCGCGCCCAACGCCAAGGCCACCGTGTCGTGATGGTCGTCAGCGCGATGGGCAAGAACACCGATCGCCTGCTGGAACTCGCTGCGGAAATCGGCCCCAATCCGCCCGCTCGCGAGATGGACATGTTGCTGTCGACGGGCGAACAAGTCAGCGTCGCCCTCGTCGCGATGGCGATCCATGAACTGGGTGCCGAAGCAGTCAGTTTGACCGGCGGTCAAATCGGGATGAAGACCGATAGTAGTTTCAGCAAGGCACGTATTCAGGCGATCTCGACGGAGCGTATCGAGAGTCTGCTCGACGCGGGCAAGATCGTCGTCGCAGCCGGTTTCCAAGGCATCGACGACGAGTTGAATATCACGACACTGGGGCGTGGCGGCAGCGACACCACCGCGGTCGCTTTGGCTGCGGTGCTGAAAGCCGACGCATGCGAGATTTACACCGATGTGGACGGCGTCTACACGACCGACCCACGGTTGCTGCCCGAAGCCCGGCGGGTCGAAGTCATCAGTTATGACGAAATGCTGGAACTGGCCAGTTTGGGTGCCAGTGTGATGCACAATCGCAGTATCGAATTCGCCAAGAAATTCGGCGTTCCCATCCACGTCCGCAGCAGTTTCTCGGACACGGAGGGGACGATGATCGTCACCGAAACCGAGTCCGCACAGGCACCCGTCAGCGGCGCGGCGATGACACCCAACGAAGCACGTGTGACGGTGCTGGGTGTGCCCGACGTGCCCGGCAAGAGCCTGCAGATCTTTTCCGCGATCGCCGCGAAAAAGATCGCCGTCGATATGGTCGTCCAAAACGTCGGCAGCAACGGTCGCGCCGACGTGTCCTTTACCGTCCAACGCTCCGAACTGGCCCCGACGCTGACTGCGATTGTGAGCATCATCGATTTGATCGGAGCGTCTGGGGTTACGCACGATGAAAATGTTTCCAAGGTGTCTGTGGTCGGTGCCAACATGGCGAACCAAACCGGCGTCGCCTCCAGAATGTTTCGCGCACTGGCCGATGCCGACGTCAACATTCACATGATCACCACCAGCGAAATCAAAATCTCCGCATTGGTCCCACGAGAACAAGCCGCGACGGCGCTGCGTGCGGTCCACCAAGCGTTCGAGTTGCACCAAAAACCAGATGATGCCAAGTCGTGGTCGGAGATCAAAGCCGATCGTGGCGACACGAGCGACGTCAAAACGATCGTCAGTCGACTACGCGACGATGCGTTAGAAGCACTGACGTTGACCGGAATCTCCCTGACGGAAAACCAAGCACGTGTGACGTTGTTCGGCGTGCCCGATCGACCAGGAATCGCAGCCGACATGTTCGAAACGATCGGCAACGCCGGCATCTTGGTCGACATGATCGTCCAAGGATATGACGGCGAAGACGGTTCAACGAGCGTCAGCTTCACCGTCAACGAAAGCGAGCTGGCGCAGAGCGTAGACGTCGCCAAGCAGGTGGCAAAGAAACACGGGATGCGAGACGTTCAAGGTGACGGCGGGATCGTCAAAGTAACTGTCAGCGGAATCGGCCTGCGAAGTCACACGCACGTGGCGACGCTGTTGTTCCAAAACTTGGCGGCCAACGATATCAATGTCGAAATGATCGGGACCAGCGAATTGCAAGTCAACGCGGTGATCGATGCCAAACACGCACAGACCGCCAAAGAAGGTCTGACGAAGGCCTTTGCGGATTCACTCTGCTAG